In the genome of Lathyrus oleraceus cultivar Zhongwan6 chromosome 4, CAAS_Psat_ZW6_1.0, whole genome shotgun sequence, the window CTAAGGAGGAAGAATCTGTCTCATGCACATTTTCTAGTAGTGGTAATGTTATCAACCTTATCTTTTTAAATTCAACAATGTGAACATTTAGTGACTTGTTTGGATCAGCCTATGAAAATTATTTATGACATATCTATAAGCTTTTTTTTGGCTTATTTATATAAGTTATCTCTAACACAACTTAAAAAAAAAGCTTATATCTTATGGAAATGTTTTATcttttgttttaaaaataaacTATACATAAGCACTTATGTAATAAATACAATAAATATATAAACACTAATAGATACGAATCACGACATTGACACTAACACAACACATAGACATAAACATCGGTAgtaatatttaaaaatataaataattaaatataaaattctAATCATTCTTAGTGTGGTTTTAAAATATTTCTCATGTGAATAATCTAATACTTTGTATTTTGGCTATAGAGGATGACTCTATTAGGAGCAGCAGAGAACAAACATGTGATTTGGAGAAAATAGAAGAGGATTTTACTCAATCAAATGAAGATGAGAAATCAATGAATTTGAAATGGGTTGATGGTAAATTAAGGACACTATCTGGCCATCTTGTTAGTTCCAAAGGAAAGAATGTGAAGATAAACATTCCTTTGACAACTCCTTCACAAACTTTATCAGAAATTAGTTACCTTGTAATGGAAGATTTGTTCAACCAATCTTCAAAGAAATCTAATCTAGAAAATGGTGTTCTTCATCTTAACAAAACAAGGTTGCATCATGCTGAAAAAATGATCAAGGGTGGTTTCATTGAGCTTTATAAGGGCTTAGGATATTTGAATGATTATAGGTATAATTTAGTTTTTTCTTATATAATGAATTCTAATTAAGTGTTAGATTTGATATGGAAAATAATCATGTTTGCTTCATCATGCTGATGTTTTAGGAACTTGAACCTGCTTGCATTTTTGAAGATTCTAAAGAAATTTGATAAGGTAAAGTGAATTAGATTGTACAAAAACCGATATTGCTAGGTTGGATGTTATTATCAGGGTTTGAAAACCCTGGTATACATGATTGTCTGTATGAGTTTTTAGTAGTTATTATCACTTCGTCTACTTATGATTTTTCCATTTTTCAGGTCACAGAAAAACAAATTCTCCCGATCTATCTCAAAGTAGTTGAGAGTTCATATTTCAACAACTCGGACAAGGTAAACAATAAACATAAATCAAAACCATAACCATGAAGAAAAATATCTTACTCCCATCATGTCAATCTTTAATGAAGAATATATTATCATGTTGAGATGTTGGCCACTAGTTATCCTTGCAACTCAATGTGTTACCAACAATATCAAGTGGCCAAAACTCATATGTTTCATGTCTAAATATCTACTTTTAAACTTTTGATATTTTTACAAAATTCATATTAATTATGTGTGCAACATTTAGAGATTAGTTTTGTTTTGGACTTTGTTAACCATCTTTATGAACTTTTTGTCCTAAACATGATAGGTGGTGAAGTTCATGGATGAAGTGGAGGAAGTGTTTGTGAAAAACTTTGCTAAAGATGATCATAGAAAGGCAATGAAATACCTTAGACCAATTCATCATAGGAAAGAATCACATGCTTTAACTTTCTTCATTGGTGAGTAACTTTTAgcctctttttttattttatcttgtgtttgtttttgtgAATCATTGTGGTAAGGAGTCTTTAGGTTTGTTTGCTTTGTGATCACTAGAATCCAAAGAAAACACAAAATGGAGTCATGGACCCACTTAGTCACTAGCCCCTTAACTCATCCCACTTTTCTAAACATCATGACTTTTTAATTTTATcacttttttttaaaatatttgatATCTCCTATTTTACAAATTTAAATGTTGTGTAAAATACCATAATTTGTACGTAGAAACATGTTGAAACGTGAGAGTCAGGGTTTGAACCTTGGTGTTAGACGTCTAATCTAGTAATATCTAGTTTTGTCTGTTGAATTAGGATTTACAGACAAATTCCATAGCAAATTACTTACAAAATTACAAAATTAACCTGATCTTTTTTATAAACTCAGGACTATTTACCGGATGCTTTTTCGCACTTTTTGTTGGATATGTTTTAATGGCTCATCTTACCGGACTCTACAAAAGACACCAAAATTCACTCTACATGGAAACTGTCTACCCTGTGCTTAGGTAACTAAAAAGACTTTAATTTCATGACATTGTTTTCATATTCGTGTTTTCAAAACCAGACCGGTCGATTGGTCCAACCATGTTCGGTTCTTAGTTTGTTTTAACTGGATTGAACCACGGTTCGATCTCTGGTCTGATTTTTAAAACAATGTTTCATATATGTTATATCATCAGTAGTACTTGAACCGAAAATAAGTCGTATGTTTCTGTTACGATTATGCAGCGTGTTCAGTCTCATGTTTCTACATTTCTTCCTCTACGGATGCAACATTTTCGCGTGGAGAAAGACTCGTATAAACTACAAATTTATTTTCGAGATTGCTCCGACTAAGGAACTAAAATACAGAGATGTGTTCTTGATTTGTACAATGTCAATGACTGCTGTGGTTGGAGTCTTGTTTTTTCATTTGACTCTACTCACAAAAGGGTATACCTATGCACAAGTTCAAATCCTCCTTGGCCTACTATTTCTCGTAAGTTCTCGATTTTTTACATTGCATCAAATTCATTATTACGAGTTCAAAAAATGCGCATCTAACACTATAAATAAGTTTTACACAATCATTCAATCATATATCATTAGCGTATAAAATATTATCATCTGAAACGTAACATCTGATCTTATTTATTACACATACAGGCCTTCTTACTATTACTTGTTTGCCCCTTCAACATTATATATCGGTCAAGTCGTTACCGCTTCCTATGTGTGATAAGGAACATAATTTGGTCACCCCTTTATAAGGTACAAATCTTGTCATAAAAGTAAAACAAATACATTTTCTATTGTTTGGTCATAATCTCAATGGATTTTCTATTGCTCTTCCTAGGTTGTGATGCTGGACTTTTTTATGGCTGATCAACTTTGCAGTCAGgtagttttttttttttggtatAGAAAAGTACATTTATTTGTTGcaatattatagaaaaataaCAATTATATTAATGGCTACATGATTTCTTTATAGGTTCCAATGCTAAGGAACTTAGAGTTTGTGGCATGTTACTATATAACTGGGAGCTTCAAGACTCAAGACTATGGATATTGCATGAGAGTGAAAAACTATAGAGATTTTGCTTATGCAGTGTCCTTTCTTCCATATTATTGGAGAGCAATGCAGGTAAAATACTTATCTTGTAAACGCAATTAACCGCGTATTTGAATTGTGTTAATCATCTGATTTTGATGTAAAATTTTGATTGAGAAATGTGGAGAAGTAATTGATGTTCCTTGATGTGTTTCTAGTGTGCAAGGAGATGGTTTGATGAAGGAGAGACAAGTCACCTTATCAATCTAGGGAAATATGTTTCAGCTATGTTAGCTGCAGGAGCTAAAGTTGCTTATGAAAAAGATAAAAGTGTTGGATGGTTATGTGTTGTTGTGATCATGTCAAGTGTTGCAACTTTGTACCAATTGTATTGGGACTTTGTTAAGGATTGGGGTTTACTACAAATGAACTCCAAGAATCCTTGGTTAAGGAATGAATTAATGCTAAGAAGAAAAGCCATTTACTACTTCTCCATGGTACATAAATCATACCATTTTCCTCTCTAATTAGTATTTTATAATACCGACATTTCAGATTGAAGGCGTGTCTCGTATATGATATATTGTATTAGACATTGACACAATATTGACAATTACAGAAAATTATAATATTCTGTAGTATCAACACTTTAGATCGAAGGCGTGTCTGATATCTGATAGATTGTATCATAAATTGACACAATATTGACACATACAGAAGATTATAATATTATATAGTATCGACACTTCAGATTAAATGTGTGTCTGGTGTCAGATACATTGTATTAGACATTGACACAATATTGACACGTATATAAAATTATAATACTATGTAGTACTGATACTTTAGATTGAAGGCGTTTTAGTATTTGATACATTCTATTAGACATTGACATAATATTGACACGTATTGAAGATTATAATATTATATAGTACCGACACGTCAGATTGAAAACGTGTATGACATTTGATACATTGTATCAGACATTGACACAATATTCATACGTACAGAAAATTATAATACTACGTAATATTTACACTTCAGATTAAAGGCGTGTCTGGTGTCTGATATAAATATGGAAATGTTTTGCTTATGCAGGTATTAAATATTACTCTGAGGCTTGCTTGGTTGCAAACTGTGCTCCATTCATGTTTTGAAAATGTTGACTATAGAGTGACAAGCTTATTTCTAGCAGCACTTGAAGTTATTAGAAGAGGACTATGGAATTTCTACAGGTACAGAATCTCTATGACAACACAAAATGCATAATTTGTTTTTGTTTGATACTTGTAGCATTTGCATATGATACATCACTTTCGagtgtttttttttctttcaatgAAGACAAATTGTTTATTGACTCAGATTGGAGAATGAGCATCTAAATAATGCTGGAAAGTTTAGAGCAGTGAAGACAGTGCCACTACCATTTCATGAAGTGGAGGATGAAGAAGACTAATAATAATGCCAATTGGCATTTGGATGATTCCAACACTTGATGGAGAAGATTAGTTATCCTCATTCTTGTTGATGTAACATTTGATCAACTTGATTATTATTTTTTCAGTGGATTGTAGGAACATCATCCACATATGTATACACAATTTTCATTAACAGTAAATAAAAAATTTATGGGAAAGTGTAATGATACTTAATATCTTAGTAGCATCTTTTCATGTTGTAAAGATTGATGCTTTTGtgaatttgattgagattttGTCACAAATGAGACAGAGTATAAAAAGGTTTTTATTGTGGGATAGAGACACCCATCAAAACTATTTCTAGTAAAATAGTAAAATATAAGAAAACATGTTTTTGACGATTAATATGATTTTATatcatttatttttaaaacttTTTACAGGAGTCCAaaagtttatatatatatatatatatatatatatatatatatatatatatatatatatatatatatatatatatatatatatatatagttggCGCAGTTTAGTgtctttttttttatatttattttatatatattcACTATcattataatttaaaaaaatgtTAATAATGTCCACAAATCATAACTCAACTGATAAAAGTTATATtgttaaattgaacataatcacAAGGATTCGAATCTTAGTACTTGTAGTTGTGTGCGTGAGTATTTTCAAAAAAACAATAATAAGAATGCATTGTAATTTTGATCAAACCAACCGATAAATCGACAGGTTTTTTATGAAGTATAGACTCTGACACATGATAAAGACACTCCGACATTGATAATGTCAAAAATATAAAACATCAACACCGTTATATATATATCATAGTATTTGAACTTCATCAATACATCTATTATTAAAAGAGTTAAAACTTAATATTATTCTTTAATTTTTATTGATAACATTGTTTCAATACATGTTTAATCTATTTAACACTTCTAAACGTGTAtattatttgttttaaaaaaatgtatAAGATGTGTTGAagtaaataaaaaaataaattcttttttaaatagtatttttttaaattgtttgATAGATATTGAATACGTGTTATCTAAGGTGTTGAACACCAATTTAAAGAGTGTGgaaacaaaaaataataattcaTTTATTTGGGAGACACTTCTGTGATTTATGCGAATGTGGACATCGAAGGTGTCGAACACCGGGACATGCCGGTGTCAATCTTCTTAGTCGTTATGTTAGATTGTAGTTCATTTTTCAGTTGCATTTAAGTTTAATTTAATTTGCATTTGAATTTGCATTTAATTTTTAAGTAGTATATATATTCAGTGTGGTTTAGTAAAAAGTGTAATCCTGATCATAACATAATTTCAATTTTCTGGTATAGTTTGTTAGAAACTCTTCTCTCTCTtccatcttcatcatcttcatcttcttccttcttgtgcaccaacaattggtatctagagctctAGTTCGGATCCACATGAAACATCAAGCGAAACACGAGTGGATAGTGAGGTGTGTGTGATTGATTTCGTTTTTTGAATTCACAATCAGAATCGTAACAATATCATATTTTTTTATTCTACGGGATTGGGAAACACAAGTGTTTGGTGAGATCTGAGTGAATTTTTGCAAAAGATCGAAGATGAATGGTGGAAACAGTAGCATGAATACGAAGCTTCCACTATTTGATGGAAATAACTGGAATCGGTAGATGATTCAGATGCATGTGTTATTTTGCGTTCAAGATGTTATTGATCTCGTCAATGACGATTATGCAACGCTTGTAGAAAATGCAACCGAAGTAGAAAGGAACACGTATAGAGAGTTGAGGAAGAAATATCATAAATCTCTATTCTACATCCATTAGTGTGTGGATGTGAGTGTGTTTGAGAAGATCGATGATTCGACGATGGCGAAGGTTATGTGGGACATACTGGTACATTGCTATCGaggtgatgcatcagtgaagaaggtgaatatttattctctatgtaagcagtatgagaatctcaacatgaagaacaatgagaagaTACCAGATTACATCTCCAaagtgattctgatcacaaatgagataAAATCTTATGGATAAACTCTTTctgaacaagtaatcattgaaaaggtattgagatctcttactcctcagtttgattacattgttatagcaattgaacattctaaggatctgagCACCATGAAATTGAAGAGATGTAAAGCATTCTATTGGCATAAGAGTTGTGTGTGACTAAGAGAACATCTGAAAGAGAGGTAGAGCATGCTCTGAAAACGTCTTCTGGTAAGAAGAATTAGAAGCAATCTTGGTCAGAGGCCAAGAAGAGACATGGTGGTTATCAGAAGTCAGAAACCTCCAACTCTGATGAGAAGAAACATCataagggaaaagagaagtttgacaagaagaaggttCAATATTACtattgtaagaagtttggtcactttgattctgattgttggtcaaataaggaaaggaaatcagaagaagcaaacataGCCATAGGAGAATCTGATGATGAACTTGTGTTTTTCATGGCTTCTGAATCTGATGGTGGATATTTTGTAGACTAGTTGTATATGGACATTGGTTGCTTAAATCACCTAATTGGAAACAAACAATGGTTGATTAATTTTGACTGTAGAAAGAGGAAAAAGACCATATGTGTTGATGATAAGTATCTGAATGCTGAAGGAATGGGAAATGTCAAGGTCAAAGTGAAGAATGGTAAAATTGTTATGATCAAGGATGTTTGGTATGTTCATGGCATGAAGAGaaatctgatgagtgtaggtcagCTAATTAAGAAAGGTTTCTCGGTTACTATGAACGAcaatctcttgaagttgtatgattctgatcagaagttgattatgcaGTTTGAATAGGGAAGCAACAGAACATTCAAGGTGAACCTGGAAACAACTGAAACTAAGTGCCTTAGTGCAGAAGGTACTGAAGATGACAATGAGTTGTGGCATATAAGAGATTTGGGCATCTAAACTTCAAAATCTTTGGCCATCTAAGTTCTAAGAAGTTGGTACATGGCATTCCTAAGATTGTGAAGTCTAAGAAGTCATGTGACATATGCATGAAAGGTGCAAAACCTAGACTATCATTTGCATCAGAAGTAGCTCCAATAGCAAAACATTATTTGGGAGTAGTGCATTCTGATGTATGTGTATCATTTGAAGTACTTTCACTTGGAGGAAACAAGTATtttgtgtcatttgtggatgagtccacaagaatgacatgggtagCACTCGTCAAATTCAAGTATGAGTTGTTTGTTGAATTTCAAAAGTTCAAGGTGAAGTCTGAAAAATAGAGTGGTCAGAAGCTGAAAATTctcagaactgatggtggaggtgagtgCAAATCTACAGGGTTCAAGAGATAttgtgaggagaatggaattgaaCATGAGTTTACTACTCCATACACTCCTCAACATAATGGTTATGTTGAAAGAAGAAACAAAAttttgcttgatatgacaaggagcatgtTGAAGGAGAAGAAACTACCTCACACCATGTGGGGAGAAGTTTTTACTACTGCAACATAAGTGCTCAGCAGGTGTCCAACTAAGAAGCTTAAGGAAATTATTCCTATTCAGAAGTGGATTGGAGACAAGCAAAGtgtgagtcatctgaaggtgtttggttaAGTTTGTTATAAATATATTCCAGATGCtaagagaaggaagttggatgACAAAAACAGAGTTATGTTACTTGTAGGGTGCCACAATTCTTGTGCTTATAAGTTCTATTGTCCTGTCACTAACAAAGTTGAATTCAATAGAGATGTCATTGTGAAAGAATCAGAAGTGTGGGATTGGATTAAGTCTCAATCCATATCTGGTGCAGTGTTAACACCTAAGTTAACTTCTAAAGAAATTTCAAACTCTGAAAGAGAATCTGCCTCTGAAGGAGATTTTGAGtctgaagatgagtcagagtATGAAGGTGACACTGATGCTGAAGTTGAGTCTgactctgaaggagaatctgATGATTCAGATTTTAACGATGATTCAGATTCTGATGATGATATAGACTTTGGTGGTAAATCAGCCTCTAAAGATGGACCTTTTAAAGATGGACCTTATGAACGTGGAGATTCTGATGTTGTAGCTTCTGAAGGTGGTCCTGCTT includes:
- the LOC127074901 gene encoding phosphate transporter PHO1 homolog 1 is translated as MVKFSKQFEGQLIPEWKEAFVDYCQLKKDIKRIQLLNNINNEPNNHQMTSSPFSLLRKFSLFGHQQRDHEPIQVHRKLVSSTSKGDMYETQLLEQFADTDATKEFFACLDQNLNKVNKFYRTKEKEFLDRGESLKKQMDILIELKSAFMEKKVKGSSSQYSKEEESVSCTFSSSEDDSIRSSREQTCDLEKIEEDFTQSNEDEKSMNLKWVDGKLRTLSGHLVSSKGKNVKINIPLTTPSQTLSEISYLVMEDLFNQSSKKSNLENGVLHLNKTRLHHAEKMIKGGFIELYKGLGYLNDYRNLNLLAFLKILKKFDKVTEKQILPIYLKVVESSYFNNSDKVVKFMDEVEEVFVKNFAKDDHRKAMKYLRPIHHRKESHALTFFIGLFTGCFFALFVGYVLMAHLTGLYKRHQNSLYMETVYPVLSVFSLMFLHFFLYGCNIFAWRKTRINYKFIFEIAPTKELKYRDVFLICTMSMTAVVGVLFFHLTLLTKGYTYAQVQILLGLLFLAFLLLLVCPFNIIYRSSRYRFLCVIRNIIWSPLYKVVMLDFFMADQLCSQVPMLRNLEFVACYYITGSFKTQDYGYCMRVKNYRDFAYAVSFLPYYWRAMQCARRWFDEGETSHLINLGKYVSAMLAAGAKVAYEKDKSVGWLCVVVIMSSVATLYQLYWDFVKDWGLLQMNSKNPWLRNELMLRRKAIYYFSMVLNITLRLAWLQTVLHSCFENVDYRVTSLFLAALEVIRRGLWNFYRLENEHLNNAGKFRAVKTVPLPFHEVEDEED